A portion of the Streptomyces erythrochromogenes genome contains these proteins:
- a CDS encoding sensor histidine kinase, whose protein sequence is MAKTRAGWDWLRGPEPWTWRMLAGDLALAGVLAILGLGVEELDRGSGQRMLLGAVVVVVLALLRRRLPAATLVAGSALSAALPGLFFVLPLLGWSAGRRIVGVGRALGAFTLAFVASIALSVLDQWSQMRPLLVIVFSTLMFLAVTVMPGLASRYWSQRRTLLAALHERNGQLLRERAMVAGQARLRERQRIAQDMHDSLGHQLALISVHTGALEVDPELTDRQREAVGVLRQASVSAMHELREVVGILRDGVEAPAPVEEAQPAARGVAGIAGVVEAARGAGTEVRLTTSGRPRPLVAACDHAAYRIVQEALTNAYKHAPGAPITVELRYEDDSLVVEIANGPSAGPDEDVVSGGQGLTGLRERARLVGGMVHAGPADGGGFRVAGVLPYGTEPAGAQDVADDFGQQAQAQKGTPPQVRGRRGEQQPMDWAAVDRDLAVRVPSRAGGIAVGCGIAFAAVVVLVIVMVAAAVMLMDTASDSMIGRDEYDAVHVGESEKSVRGRLPSGESFLTAGAERKGPPRPEGAQCLVLLADHQPSTLTTDLVFRFCFLDGKLVDKQAYEVKQ, encoded by the coding sequence ATGGCGAAGACACGAGCGGGCTGGGACTGGCTGCGGGGCCCCGAGCCGTGGACGTGGCGGATGTTGGCGGGGGACCTCGCCCTCGCCGGTGTGCTGGCCATCCTCGGACTGGGCGTCGAGGAACTCGACCGGGGGTCCGGGCAGCGGATGCTGCTGGGCGCCGTCGTCGTGGTGGTCCTGGCCCTGCTGCGCCGGCGGCTGCCGGCGGCGACCCTCGTGGCGGGTTCGGCGCTGAGCGCCGCCCTCCCGGGGCTGTTCTTCGTCCTGCCGCTGCTGGGCTGGTCGGCCGGCCGGCGGATCGTCGGCGTGGGCCGGGCGCTCGGCGCCTTCACGCTGGCCTTCGTCGCGTCGATCGCCCTCAGCGTCCTGGACCAGTGGTCGCAGATGCGGCCGCTCCTGGTGATCGTGTTCTCCACGCTGATGTTCCTGGCGGTCACCGTGATGCCGGGGCTGGCCAGCCGGTACTGGTCCCAGCGCCGCACCCTGCTCGCGGCGCTGCACGAGCGCAACGGCCAGCTGCTGCGCGAGCGGGCCATGGTCGCCGGTCAGGCGCGGCTGCGCGAGCGCCAGCGCATAGCCCAGGACATGCACGACAGCCTCGGCCACCAGCTGGCGTTGATCTCCGTGCACACGGGTGCGCTGGAGGTGGATCCCGAGCTCACCGACCGTCAGCGGGAGGCCGTGGGCGTGCTGCGGCAGGCCTCGGTGTCCGCGATGCACGAACTGCGCGAGGTCGTCGGCATCCTGCGCGACGGCGTGGAGGCGCCCGCGCCGGTGGAGGAGGCGCAGCCCGCGGCGCGCGGAGTCGCCGGGATCGCGGGGGTCGTGGAGGCGGCGCGGGGCGCGGGGACCGAGGTGCGGCTGACCACCTCGGGGCGGCCGAGGCCGCTGGTCGCGGCGTGCGACCACGCCGCGTACAGGATCGTGCAGGAGGCGCTGACGAACGCGTACAAGCACGCTCCGGGGGCGCCGATCACGGTGGAGCTGCGCTACGAGGACGACTCGCTGGTGGTGGAGATCGCCAACGGGCCGTCGGCCGGACCGGACGAGGACGTGGTGTCGGGCGGGCAGGGCCTGACGGGGCTGCGCGAGCGGGCCCGGCTGGTCGGCGGCATGGTGCACGCGGGCCCCGCCGACGGCGGCGGGTTCCGGGTGGCCGGCGTGCTGCCGTACGGCACGGAGCCGGCCGGCGCCCAGGACGTGGCCGACGACTTCGGACAGCAGGCGCAGGCGCAGAAGGGCACCCCGCCCCAGGTGCGGGGGCGGCGCGGCGAGCAGCAGCCGATGGACTGGGCCGCGGTGGACCGGGACCTGGCCGTACGGGTCCCCAGCCGCGCCGGCGGGATCGCGGTGGGCTGCGGGATCGCCTTCGCGGCGGTGGTGGTGCTGGTGATCGTGATGGTCGCCGCGGCGGTGATGTTGATGGACACGGCGAGCGACTCGATGATCGGCCGGGACGAGTACGACGCCGTGCACGTGGGCGAGAGCGAGAAGTCGGTCCGCGGGCGGTTGCCGAGCGGCGAGAGCTTCCTGACCGCGGGGGCCGAGCGGAAGGGGCCGCCCCGGCCGGAGGGCGCGCAGTGCCTGGTGCTGCTGGCCGACCATCAGCCCAGCACACTGACCACGGACCTGGTTTTCCGGTTCTGCTTCCTGGACGGCAAGCTCGTGGACAAGCAGGCGTACGAGGTCAAGCAGTAG
- a CDS encoding FHA domain-containing protein FhaB/FipA: MSELTLTVMRLGFLAVLWLFVIVAVQVIRSDLFGTRVTQRGSSRRGGAGGAPQQGGGRQAAPPQQRQRRGAPTKLVVSEGILTGTTVALAGQTITLGRAHDSTIVLDDDYASSRHARIYPDRDGQWIVEDLGSTNGTYLDRTRLTTPTPIPPGAPIRIGKTVIELRK; this comes from the coding sequence ATGTCAGAGCTGACCCTGACGGTCATGCGGTTGGGTTTCCTGGCCGTTCTGTGGCTGTTCGTCATCGTGGCCGTCCAGGTCATCCGCAGCGATCTCTTCGGTACGAGAGTGACCCAACGCGGCTCCTCCCGCCGCGGCGGCGCCGGCGGCGCCCCGCAGCAGGGCGGCGGCCGCCAGGCCGCTCCTCCGCAGCAGCGCCAGCGTCGCGGTGCGCCGACCAAGCTCGTCGTCTCCGAGGGCATCCTCACGGGTACCACCGTGGCCCTCGCCGGACAGACGATCACCCTGGGCCGCGCCCACGACTCCACGATCGTGCTGGACGACGACTACGCGTCCAGCCGCCATGCCAGGATCTACCCCGACCGTGACGGCCAGTGGATCGTCGAGGATCTCGGGTCCACCAACGGCACGTATCTCGACCGGACCCGGCTGACCACCCCGACGCCCATTCCGCCGGGCGCACCGATCCGCATCGGCAAGACCGTCATCGAGCTGCGGAAGTAG
- a CDS encoding response regulator transcription factor produces the protein MTAEVIRVVIADDEPLIRAGIRMILTSAPDIEVVAEAANGREAVELARSHTPEVMLLDIQMPVMDGLTALVELRRAAPEVRALILTTFGEKENVLRALGQGGAGFLLKDSAPGELIGAVRAAAAGDAYLSPGATRHVVDQLASGKAAARGEEARRQVAELSERERGVLALLGEGLSNADAGRRLHMSEATVKTYVSRILAKLGCENRVQAALLARDAGL, from the coding sequence GTGACAGCCGAAGTGATCAGAGTGGTGATCGCCGACGACGAGCCGCTGATCCGGGCCGGGATCAGGATGATCCTGACCTCGGCGCCGGACATCGAGGTCGTCGCGGAGGCGGCGAACGGCCGGGAGGCGGTGGAGCTGGCCCGCTCGCACACCCCCGAGGTGATGCTGCTCGACATCCAGATGCCGGTGATGGACGGTCTGACCGCGCTGGTCGAGCTCCGGCGGGCCGCGCCGGAGGTGCGGGCCCTGATCCTGACCACCTTCGGCGAGAAGGAGAACGTGCTGCGGGCGCTGGGCCAGGGCGGGGCGGGGTTCCTGCTGAAGGACTCGGCGCCGGGCGAGCTGATCGGGGCGGTCCGGGCGGCCGCGGCCGGGGACGCCTACCTCTCGCCCGGGGCCACCCGGCACGTCGTGGACCAGCTGGCGTCGGGCAAGGCCGCCGCGCGCGGCGAGGAGGCCCGCCGGCAGGTCGCAGAGCTGAGCGAGCGGGAGCGGGGCGTGCTGGCGCTGCTCGGCGAGGGCCTGTCCAACGCGGACGCGGGCCGTCGCCTGCACATGAGCGAGGCCACCGTGAAGACGTACGTGAGCCGGATCCTGGCGAAGCTGGGCTGCGAGAACCGGGTCCAGGCGGCGCTGCTGGCCAGGGACGCCGGGCTGTAG
- a CDS encoding FhaA domain-containing protein, which produces MGVLKRFEQRLEGLVNGTFAKVFKSEVQPVEIAGALQRECDNNATIWNRERTVVPNDFIVELSAGDYDRLSPYSGQLGDELAGLVRDYAKQQRYSFMGPIKVHLEKAEDLDTGLYRVRSRTLASSTSQPQGAAPSPASGYGYPPVAAPPMPAGPPPGGPARRPAPGGPGSAAPPAGSGGPRRHWIEINGTRHQISRPTLVLGRSTEADVRIDDPGVSRRHCEIRTGTPSTIQDLGSTNGIVVDGQHTTRATLRDGSRIVVGSTTIIYRQAEG; this is translated from the coding sequence ATGGGAGTTCTGAAGCGGTTCGAGCAGCGACTCGAAGGTCTGGTGAACGGCACCTTCGCCAAGGTGTTCAAGTCCGAGGTCCAGCCGGTGGAGATCGCCGGAGCCCTCCAGCGGGAGTGCGACAACAACGCCACCATCTGGAACCGCGAGCGGACCGTCGTCCCCAACGACTTCATCGTGGAGCTCAGCGCCGGCGACTACGACCGTCTGAGCCCCTACTCCGGGCAGCTCGGCGACGAGCTCGCGGGCCTCGTCCGCGACTACGCCAAGCAGCAGCGGTACAGCTTCATGGGCCCCATCAAGGTCCATCTGGAGAAGGCCGAGGACCTCGACACCGGGCTCTACCGGGTCCGCAGTCGCACCCTCGCCTCCAGCACCTCCCAGCCGCAGGGGGCAGCTCCGTCCCCGGCGAGCGGCTACGGCTACCCGCCGGTCGCCGCACCGCCCATGCCCGCCGGCCCGCCCCCGGGAGGACCGGCTCGCCGGCCCGCCCCCGGCGGTCCCGGCTCGGCGGCCCCGCCAGCGGGGTCCGGCGGACCGCGGAGGCACTGGATCGAGATCAACGGCACCCGCCACCAGATCTCGCGCCCCACGCTCGTACTCGGCCGAAGCACGGAAGCCGACGTGCGGATCGACGACCCCGGCGTATCGCGCCGGCACTGTGAGATCCGGACCGGAACGCCCTCGACGATCCAGGATCTCGGGTCCACCAACGGCATCGTGGTGGACGGGCAGCACACCACCCGCGCTACGCTCCGCGACGGCTCGCGGATCGTCGTGGGCAGCACCACCATCATTTACCGGCAAGCCGAAGGGTGA
- a CDS encoding PP2C family protein-serine/threonine phosphatase gives MARDRLYPEEASSTGQVRMSLSLRFAAGSHKGMIREGNEDSGYAGPRLLAIADGMGGQAAGEVASSEVISTLVQLDDDVPGSDILTSLATAVQRANDQLRVMVEEDPQLEGMGTTLTALLWTGQRLGLVHVGDSRAYLLRDGVLTQITQDHTWVQRLVDEGRITEEEATTHPQRSLLMRALGSGDIVEPDLSIREVRAGDRYLICSDGLSGVVSHQTLEETLADYHGPRETVQSLIQLALRGGGPDNITCIVADVLDTDSGDTLAAQVSDTPVVVGAVAENQHQLFDGGNAMQTPAGRASGLGRQAPPPAGAFGPPGSGDASGYGYGDNGQGGGGYGSFGEADGYDGGSGYDDTYDHPRRRRSKGRKWTTRTLTLLVVAGVIGGGLYAGWRWTQTQFYVGVKGEHVALFRGISPKLGPLELSKVETDRPDIELKYLPPFKRKLVEATISEGSLDGARKKLDDLGVQVSACKKDEERRGAEAQNSQSPGPSLTPEEQQLVGLCGK, from the coding sequence GTGGCTCGAGACCGGTTGTACCCGGAGGAAGCTTCGTCGACAGGGCAGGTGCGCATGAGTCTGTCCCTGCGGTTCGCAGCCGGATCCCACAAGGGCATGATCCGCGAGGGGAACGAGGACTCCGGTTACGCCGGCCCGCGTCTCCTGGCGATCGCCGACGGCATGGGAGGCCAGGCCGCCGGCGAAGTCGCGAGCTCCGAGGTGATCTCCACCCTCGTGCAGCTCGACGACGACGTCCCGGGCTCCGACATCCTCACCTCCCTCGCCACCGCCGTGCAGCGCGCCAACGACCAGCTGCGCGTCATGGTCGAGGAGGACCCCCAGCTCGAGGGCATGGGCACCACCCTCACCGCCCTGCTGTGGACCGGCCAGCGCCTCGGCCTCGTCCACGTCGGCGACTCCCGCGCCTACCTGCTCCGCGACGGCGTCCTCACGCAGATCACCCAGGACCACACCTGGGTGCAGCGCCTGGTCGACGAGGGCCGCATCACGGAGGAGGAGGCGACGACCCATCCGCAGCGCTCCCTCCTGATGCGCGCGCTGGGCAGCGGCGACATCGTCGAGCCCGACCTCTCCATCCGTGAGGTCCGCGCCGGCGACCGCTACCTGATCTGCTCCGACGGGCTCTCCGGCGTGGTCTCCCACCAGACACTGGAGGAGACCCTCGCCGACTACCACGGCCCCCGCGAGACCGTGCAGTCGCTGATCCAGCTCGCGCTGCGCGGCGGCGGACCCGACAACATCACCTGCATCGTCGCCGACGTCCTCGACACCGACAGCGGCGACACCCTCGCCGCCCAGGTCAGCGACACCCCGGTGGTCGTCGGCGCGGTCGCCGAGAACCAGCACCAGCTCTTCGACGGCGGCAACGCCATGCAGACCCCGGCCGGCCGCGCCTCCGGGCTGGGCCGCCAGGCCCCGCCGCCCGCGGGCGCCTTCGGCCCCCCCGGCAGCGGCGACGCCTCCGGCTACGGGTACGGCGACAACGGCCAGGGCGGCGGCGGCTACGGCTCGTTCGGCGAGGCCGACGGCTACGACGGCGGCTCCGGCTACGACGACACGTACGACCACCCCCGCAGGCGCCGCAGCAAAGGGCGCAAGTGGACCACCCGCACACTGACCCTGCTCGTCGTCGCCGGAGTCATCGGCGGCGGCCTCTACGCCGGCTGGCGCTGGACCCAGACCCAGTTCTACGTCGGCGTGAAGGGCGAGCACGTCGCACTCTTCCGCGGCATCAGTCCGAAGCTCGGACCGCTGGAGCTCTCCAAGGTGGAGACCGACCGCCCCGACATCGAACTGAAGTACCTGCCGCCCTTCAAGCGGAAGCTGGTCGAGGCCACCATCAGCGAGGGCAGCCTCGACGGTGCCCGCAAGAAGCTGGACGACCTCGGCGTCCAGGTCTCCGCCTGCAAGAAGGACGAAGAGCGCAGAGGCGCCGAGGCGCAGAACAGCCAGTCACCCGGCCCCAGCCTGACTCCCGAGGAGCAGCAGCTGGTCGGCCTGTGCGGAAAGTAG